The sequence AATAGGGATCCACCCACCTGTGTGTCGTCATCCTCGCACAAATCGAACTGTGCATCGATGGCTGTGTCGGCCAAGTCCGGAAAATGTTTGAAGAAGTTCCCGATGAACTGCGATGCCAAGCGTTTCTCCTTCGAAGAGCCCTTTACGGCCTTAAGTATCTCCTTATATTCCTCCACATGCTGCAAGACCATATAATATATATCATATACCGTTTTTGCGGCACGTTTTGCAATGGCGGCTTACCTCGGATATTTTATCGCCCGCCTCGGACAGAATTTCGTAGCATTTGTACAATCGCTCTATGTTGTCCATCTTCTTAACCGATAGTCTCTGTAGTTGCAGTGTTTTGAAGCGTCTCCAGTCTGTTTTAATacctttttattttagttaaaatgAGCGACAGCGTTTTCCCTTTATTTTTCACGTTGCAAACAAAATGGTGAGCGGATAGTGTGACCGTACCTGATGAGAGTCAAATCCCACCTTCTGTCAAAACAGTCGATAGTCTATCGATAcattaattttgaaaaatttattattcgaaatttttttctagtttaattaatgtttttaaagataacaaattttatttttatacaacattttataaatgttGTTTCCAACAATGTTTGAAATTTATTGTGAGCGctagtatttatttataaataaaatcaaacttTTATATAGTTCTAGTTAGATAATACATTTAACATTTATGGAATTGCCTTCAAGGCCTGTTCAAAATACTCCACCATCATGGGGTAAACTTCGTCGTATTGCTGGATATTCTTGCGCCTGGCATTGTCCCGGTACCGCTGCAGTGCACCCGAGATCAGCTCCAGTTTCTCCCGTTCCGCCGTGTGTCCATCAAGCCATTCAATTAGTCGTTCATTAGACCAGTTGGCCGTGGTATGTGGCGACTGAAGATCCGCTCCAGCGTGTCCAAAGAGTAGCAGCAACACTATATAACTGGGTACTAGGGAGTCCTCCCCGATGGTCTGCTTCACTAGCTCTTGGGCATTTTGGACGATCAGCAGGGACATGGCTCTTAACAGTCTCGAAGGCTTGCCAAGCTCGGCGAGATTGGGACAAAGGGGCTTCAAAGCCTGCTCCATGTGCTGGCAGTCCTGCTTCAAGCGCTGTCTTCCCGCCGCACTCAAGGGGCGCAGTATGCACACGTTGTGCAGGAACAGCTCAATGCATCGCTTGGCTAGCTCGTGGCCACATTTTGTGGTCATCTGCTTGTCATCGAACAGCGCTATGTGATGCGACCAGGAACGGTTGACGAATTCCTGTGAGATTATAGAGTTTGTAACAATCAATATTACAAAATTTTGAGATCCAACCCACCTGCAGTTCCTTCATGTACATCGATGGACCCGTGGTGGACAGCCTCTCCGTATTCAATCCCGGCTCCCTGTGCATACTCAGTATGATTATGCTTATAGTCGTTATAATCGACTCCATGATCTGCTGCAGAATCGTGCCGATGAGCAGATCAGCCTGCTCCAGAGAGCGCAATATGGTTTCCCTGGCTGATCCCGGGGTCTTCTCAAACTGAACTTGGAGATCGCTTAGCATACGACGCACTGAATCCTTGTAGTAGTACAGAACATTCGCCAACTGTGTgttctgttgctgctgcagatTTGGTAGATCCACAACTTGCTTGGAATCTGCACCCAGCTTGATTTGAGCCTCTAGTTTTGTGCACAATTCCTTTCCGCATGCTACGAAAACATTCGCTATGGAATTTGTGAGACGGGAATCGATCAAGGCAGCACTTAGCTCGGTGGAAGCTACCCGAATAAAATTGTCCACTGTTTCGTTGCCTGGTAAATCTACTCCCGCCAAACAGGCCTTAAAGTTGGCAGCACACTTGCTAACGTAACCCACTTCCAGAGGAGCGAATAGTTCGTTGTCGAACTGGAACTCGCCATTCAGACGCTGCTCCAAGCCACGAGCGGAGGTAAGCAGCTTGGAGAGTCCTTCTTGAAGGGTCTGGGTTACATGCTGAGAGCATTCATCGAAGGATTTACGCAGGAGCTGCTGAACCTGCTTCCAAAACCGCTGCGGAATGCACTGATCCGAGGCCTCTGAAGTGTATCCGAACTGGTTTATCTGCTCCAGAGCCGTCTTAAGCAGCTTGATTTGCGTGCAGGTCTCAAAGAGTTCGTCATAGAGCAGCCAGTGCAGAGATTTCCAGAACTTGGCCCGGAAGTTCTGGGTGGTAGTGAGCTGGGGAGTTTTCCCCGGTCCCCTCGAGGGAGCTGGTTTGCTAGCATTATGCGTGGGCGACTTATTCAGCACGGATATGTCGGTGCCGGCAAAGCACTCCTTGAGGGATTGCTCCATGTCGGCAATAAAGGTGGCCAACAGGTTTTCCAGGGATTTCTCCAGCGTATTGAAGTTCATGAAGATCTATGGGAATAGTTGATAGGTAATGCAAGCAATTTATATGCTGTCGAAACCCACCTTCAAAGCATTAACCACTTGATTTTGATTGCGTTCCTGCAGGCCAGTGACCAACTGCATCTGGGTGAGGTTCCTAATCTTCTGACCCGAACTGATCACATAGGCTCGCTCCTGCTGAATGAACTCCAGATCCTTGAGCTCTTTGTCCTCGATAAGTTGTCCCAGTTCGAAATGAAGTTCCGCCTGGCGAAGGACATCCTTGGTGCCCTTCAGCTTGGCCGTGAGGGTCAGTAGTGTTCCTGCCGAGCGGAGGAGGTGACTGACATCGTGCAAGCGACCAAGCACCTGCGTCTGGTTTTCCACCTGCTGGTACTGCGTGTCCACCTGGGTCTTCAGCCGGTGTCCCGTCTCCCTGACCCGCTGCACATCCTCAGCCAGCGCATTTAGGGCCGCATCGAATCGACCTGCGTGGGTGGCCTGCTGCAGCAGAGCTCCATGTTTATCCCGCACCTGCTGGTGCAGCTCCTCCTTGGTGTTTTGCAGTTGTTTCGACAACTCCTGGATCTGCTGACCAATGGTTAAGTGCGACATCGAAGCGGTGTAGTCGTCATCATCTGAACCCGCCGTCTTAGTGTTTGGGGGCTTGGTAGCGCCCGGATCACCAGTGACCATGGTGGAGGATGCCTTTATCTATGGTATGACCAATTAGATAAGTTTATAACACTCTTACTTATGTTAAATCaggtaattttattttattactaACAATTGTTTTTCCACGCAACCAAAAGCGGTTTTTAATCGATAACAGTGCAAGGGTGTAGACCAAAACTTATTTAGGGGggttattttaaaatactttgttcgattgttttaaatttgtttgattgttaaaaattatCACAAGTTCATATTTTAGAGCAATTctttcaaaaaaattaaatcggTTTTCCGAGAatgaaaaacaattttctCTACATATGCTGTACATCTAAAAACATTATAATCTTTATAATCTAACTTCATAAAACGTAAACAATtgctttttaaatatttgcagtattatatattacaaaaaaacatatatacttATTTTAAGTTTGAGGTACAATATAAGATTTGTAACCCCCCAAACCACGCCCTTGTGATGTGCATTATCGATAACTTGAGTCAGCTGTTGCTTAGTTTGTTTTGTGTAAATAATTTGATGCGGAGaaaaaacttaattt is a genomic window of Drosophila suzukii chromosome 2L, CBGP_Dsuzu_IsoJpt1.0, whole genome shotgun sequence containing:
- the fws gene encoding conserved oligomeric Golgi complex subunit 5, which gives rise to MVTGDPGATKPPNTKTAGSDDDDYTASMSHLTIGQQIQELSKQLQNTKEELHQQVRDKHGALLQQATHAGRFDAALNALAEDVQRVRETGHRLKTQVDTQYQQVENQTQVLGRLHDVSHLLRSAGTLLTLTAKLKGTKDVLRQAELHFELGQLIEDKELKDLEFIQQERAYVISSGQKIRNLTQMQLVTGLQERNQNQVVNALKIFMNFNTLEKSLENLLATFIADMEQSLKECFAGTDISVLNKSPTHNASKPAPSRGPGKTPQLTTTQNFRAKFWKSLHWLLYDELFETCTQIKLLKTALEQINQFGYTSEASDQCIPQRFWKQVQQLLRKSFDECSQHVTQTLQEGLSKLLTSARGLEQRLNGEFQFDNELFAPLEVGYVSKCAANFKACLAGVDLPGNETVDNFIRVASTELSAALIDSRLTNSIANVFVACGKELCTKLEAQIKLGADSKQVVDLPNLQQQQNTQLANVLYYYKDSVRRMLSDLQVQFEKTPGSARETILRSLEQADLLIGTILQQIMESIITTISIIILSMHREPGLNTERLSTTGPSMYMKELQEFVNRSWSHHIALFDDKQMTTKCGHELAKRCIELFLHNVCILRPLSAAGRQRLKQDCQHMEQALKPLCPNLAELGKPSRLLRAMSLLIVQNAQELVKQTIGEDSLVPSYIVLLLLFGHAGADLQSPHTTANWSNERLIEWLDGHTAEREKLELISGALQRYRDNARRKNIQQYDEVYPMMVEYFEQALKAIP